From the genome of Polypterus senegalus isolate Bchr_013 chromosome 8, ASM1683550v1, whole genome shotgun sequence:
ATCTGTGCTACCCAAAGAAATACCATGGCTCAAACTTTCATCTCAACCCTTCTCGCTTACATGAATTTCTCAAGTTAATCAATTTCACATCAGTAAAAGAGCAATTGTCTGATGACTAAGGGAGTTGAAGTGAATTACTTATGGTACTCTCTTGTCCTGattatactttttgtttttataccaCTTCCCCTTTAGGTTTCCATGCATAGAACTAGTTCTGCTGCAATACCATCTgttttttacataataaataaacaacattctTGTTAATTTTTCCTAGTGGAAAAATACTCGCACAGAGGAGATTTTTGGGTGATATGTATAGGGGCTGTCTTTTGTTGGGGCTTGTTTAGtcgattaaacaaaaatatgattaCATCAATTCTTTGGCCGATAAGTCAGTTATACTCAAATAATCCCAACACTGCTACAAGACTGAAAGAAGTTGGTAGGTATTGTGCTGCAgtagttaagactttggactttgaACTCTGAGTTTGTGGCTTCAAAACCTGCTACTGTTCAAGTACTCTTAATAAGGGTTCATAAATTACAATTGCTACTACTCTGGGAAATACAATTACAGTAGTCCCtctctatatcgtgcttcgactttcgcggattttaaatgtaagcatatctaaatatatatcacagatttttcactggttcgcggaaataatgcggacaatgggtcttttaatttatggtacatgcttcctcagtttgtttgcccagttgatttcatacaagggacgctattggcggatggcttagaagctacccaatccgagcatgtattacatattaactaaaactcctcaatgctataagatatgcttcccgcgtggtgcttgattgtttgcttgcctctgcctctctctcactctctctgacattctctgcgcctgacggagggggtgtgagcagaggtgctgtttgcccagaagatacggacgctcctctacaaaatgccgctttattgcagtgcttctgcatacttaaaagcacatattgattttttgattgtttgctttttttgcatctctctctctctctctctctctctctctcctctctctctctctgaaattctccgctcctgatgcagactctcctttgaagagaagatatatttgcattcttttaattgtgagaaagaactgccatttcagtcttgtcatagagcacagtttaaacctttgactaaagggtgttatttcatgtctagagggctctaataatgttaacagtgtgggagagtttataagggcttaaaatatataaaaataactatacaaacatatggtttctacttcgcagacttttatctatcgcggggggtctggaacgcgatcgaggagggattacagtAATGGTTTTGCTCAGTTAGAACACACAGGTTACATACAAGTTCATTTAAAGTAACATCACCTTTAAGACAAAAgtacaacaaatttttttttttccttctcaatGCAGATTTTGTGTTGGCATttgtatgcacatttttttttagcacAGTGGTAAACCAGTTTTTATGCAATCTACAGTAGGAAAAGAATTACATCTTGAACTGGATTAACTGGTCAACCACTCTTTCTGAACTTATACAGtttcaaataaacattattttttatttctgcagaTTTACAAGAAAGACGGACCGTCTCCCAGTCTTCATTTTTTGAGGCCTCTTTTCACAGTAGACCACAGcaaaatcaaaatgtgaaaaaactgacATCGGAATCAGAGATTTTGACACCAGCCTCAGTGAAATATAGTTCTCTTATGAAATTAACAAGGGTAAGAATAATCCACACTAAACCACAGGGGCGTAATGCAAATTCAGCAGCTCCGTATGTTTGTCAAATGCAGAcaagaatatttaaagaaaaattgagATCTGAACTTCACAGGGATCACACACAACAGAAACCatactgttctgaatgtggaaaacaattctttaGCAAAAGCTGCCTTGAAAGACACAAACGAATACACACTGGAatgaagccatattgctgtactgaTTGCGGGAAACAATTTAACACCAGTTCTAATCTTAAGAcccacacaagagttcacacaggagagaggccatattgctgttctgagtgtggcaaaAAATTCTCAAGGAGTACTTCTCTTCAGGTTCATTCAAGaatgcacactggagagaagccatattgctgttctgagtgtggtAAGCGATTCTCTAGTTATAGCAGTTTTCAGAGACATAAAAGAATTCATAATGGGGAGAGGCCTTATcattgtttggaatgtggcaaaggaTTTTCTGATGTAAGCAATCTTAAAAGTCATGCAAGAATTCACACCGGGGAGAAGCCATTTCGCACTTCTGAATCTGGCAAACAAGTTTCTGACAATCTGCAATCTTTATATTAATTCAAGAACTCGCAAAGAAGAAATGCCATATAGCTTTTCAGAGTGTGGCAAATGATTAGCACAAATGACAAGCCTCAGatccatttaaaaattacacaCTGGACAGAGGCCATATTGCTGTTTTGACTGGAAAACAATTCTCAAGGAGTGGCAGATTTCAATAACATAAGATTTCATATTGGAGAAAGGCCATATTGCTGTTTTGACAGTGGCAAATTGTTCTTTAATACAAGCAGTCTTCAGATTCATACAATAATTTACACAAGAGAAATGCTATACTGCTGTTTTGAATGTGGCAAAGGATTTGGCACAAATGGCAAGCTTCAAGTCTACTTCAGAATACACACTGAagagaaactttattgctgttctgactgtggcaaAATATTCTCAAGGAGTACTACCGTGCAGGGCCATTCAAGAGTACAcagtggagagaagccatattgctgttctgagtgtggtAAACGATTCTCTACGAGTAGCAGCTGTGGAAGTAAAACAACTCCCCCGAGGAAGACTGgacaagttcaatcaattagattttttttcagtcacagatgagtatgtggatgttgcaaggcagaagagcagttacatttttttctattggctttttataatttcttcttcctcccccttctccttatttcataaaaataaacataatatcatttacttaagcattttgttttagtatgccaatgggccatctgttcttatttttttctttcactgatcagatagaccctaaagaaggaaagttcatctttcctgtgtcaaatagatGCGTTTCTAAGAAACTGGTAATTGTCTTttgtcagcttactgcaccctgtcttatgacagacacctGTTTGAATAACCTGCCGTTCTAGCAAAACtgctttgtcagctattaaccctaagtagcttgcaagcagttatttttttttcacacagtttACAGAGACATAAGAGAATTCACAGTGGAGAGAGGCCATATTACTGTTGTTACTGCGGCAAGAGACTCACTGATAAAAATAATCTTCAGAATCACACAAGGAAAAATCCAAAGTAAATGGAATATGATTTACAGCAGTAAAATATACTTACTGTCCTATTTTGACAGTAAGCATGAAAAGAAGTGTAAGAATTCCACTGAATGTTCTGTTTACCGGCCCCTGACACTGATAAACACATTCAGTATGTGAAGTTACGGGGAAAAGTGAACAGTAATTCAAACTGCACTAAATATAATTCAATTTAAGCTTGAATATTTCTATCAGTATATATTTTGAGTATAATTTAATGCTTATGTCAGTTGTAAATAGTATAtaatttgtaaatgtaacaatgtATTGTTTGTATGATTATGATTTGAATATTTAGATGGCAAAGAAGTACAGTGTAGAAAATGTCTTAAATATGATAATTAATGGAAATTCAAGTGACATAGAACAGTTAGGGGAGGAAGATGACGATGGTAGTGATGAGGAATGGACTCCTAAGGGAATGGTTGCTACAGAGGGATCAGATAGTAGTGGTGAAGAAGATGAAACAGACACACCAGTAACATCAAAACAGAGCTCAACAAAGCAGTCAGCAAAgggcaaagtaaaaaagaaagagtaCAGATGGAGAAAAGTGCCAGTAGTAAGGTttcgtcactattatacatcataaattttgacaggtgtatgttctgcccccctggcatttccggtacccacctgctgcccACTTGGTTATTGGGGCGGGGTGTTTCCCCGGCTCTTTTAGGTGTCTCTGCTCCATTGTCGTgggtgcgctgtttgaccggcatcggaccttttgtcagtcgtgcgtaAGGAAAATGGTTGctcgatcttagccttgatgctaaaactggggctgatcatctttgtgatccttAATGGACCTTTGGGACCCTGTAAGGTGTcaaaaaggtaagtcatcaatggggcggagcagacatcctgctcctatctgcgtGCAGCAcccggggtgtgtacagagagcgTGAGTGACAGACCCCCGGTGAGAGGATGTGCaagaaggttttagagagagaatctattacacactaCATCtattacgtgtcacgctgggcagggacctggttttccttgttctagctgccgagtcttggttcctctgacaacagaaaaaaacacaaacagccgacagaaaatataacgcaaacagatcttgtttagcatggataatgcaatttgctcaggtttttgtaaattaatgttggtttttaaaaaaaataacaataatggtgattagagacaagttcaaaagctgctgtctgaatcttggactttgttgcatggtcttttatataagccgaaagtgtttacttcagcaacaaactgcttcagacagttaagagtatgaattttactctgtttcacaattcttttttttttttttttttattaattttattacaatcaatacatagcaatcaattttacaaaaaaaaagaattatgctaagaacagatcgatccccacccttgagagagagagcaagccaaacggtgtaaaatttaaggcttttaaaaatacctaaatcaacaaattctctgtgctttataaatcatttcaaaatattactgattagatcctgccatgttttgaaaaaagtctgcacagatcctctaactgagtatttgattttttccaattttaaataatataacacatcagtttcccactgacttaaaagaggagagtttgggttcttccagtttatcagaataagtctgcgtgccaacagtgtagtgaatgcaatcacaatttgtttgtctttctccactttaagaccctctggaagaaccccaaacacagctgttaatgggttaggagggattgtgagtccaagactgtctgagaggtaattaaaaatttttgtccagaataatgttaatttggagcaggcccagaacatgtgacctagtgaggctggggcttttgcagcgttcacaggttggatcatgccctggaaacattttgagagttttagtcgagacagatgtgctcgatatataattttgagttgtataattgtatgctttgcatatggagcttgagtgaattctctgcattgctactttccactccttttctgatatattaattgagaggtcattttcccagtgtcctcttggatctttgaaaggaagggattgtaaaaggattttatatattgtagagatggagtctaactccttgaaattgagcaataatttttccagcgtggatgagggtgcaagatgaggaaaatctggaaggttctgtttaacaaagttcctgatttgaagatagtgaaagaaatttgtagctggaatgttaaatttggaatgtaattgttcataggatgcaaagacgttgtctatataaagatctctaagcaagttaattccaaatttttccagatattaaaactgcatatgtttgtgagggttgaaagaggtggttcttttgcagggtgccacagaaagaagcttctccgtcttaaaatgctttctacattggttccagattctaagtgagtggagcacaattgggttattagtgtattgccgataacgtgtgtttattggagcacaaagcaaggaatacaaagaagtactgcaggattttacttctattgcggtccatgcctgtgtatgttcttctatttgtgtccaggttcttatcgactgtatatttgccgcccagtaataaaactggaagttaggtagagccatgccgccttctgccttttgtctttgtaggtcgctcttttgatgcgtggatgtttagaattccaaataaatgaggttattgttgaatctaattgcttaaagaacgatttattaatgtatattggtatgttttgaaataaaaaggagcttaggaagaatattcatcttaacagtgttaattcttccagctagtgtgagatgaagggttgaccatctatgcaagtcttgtttaattttttccatacagacgacgaaattttgttgataaagagctttatgtttacttgtgatgtttaccccgaggtatttaaactgttctgcaatgataaaaggaagggtgtctaatctaatattatatgcttgcgaattcacggaaagagtacacttttattcagattaattctgagaccagagagcttttgaaattctgtgagtgctgctaagactgcaggcacagaattttctgggtccgatatatacagtaccatgtcatctgcatataatgagattttctgttccagtccttctctgctaatcccctttatctgatcagtatttcgacaatgtattgccagtggttcaatggcaattgcaaacagcagtggtgacaaagggcatccttgtcttgtgccacgttctagtttaaagtagtctgagcaaatgttattgatgcaaactgaagcttctgggttagtatacagtaatttaatccatgcacaaatgttgggccaaacccaaacttctccaaaatagtaaaaggtatttccattcaatcatgtcgaatgctttttctgcatccaatgataataatatttctggggtgtttgatttagttggtgagtatattacattaaacaggcgtcgaagatttgaagataagtgtcggcccctaataaatccagtttggtcttgtgatattactgaggggagcactttctccatccttctagctatgattttagagagtattttaacgtcgttattcagaagtgaaattggtctgtatgatgcacattgtaataagtccttattttgttttggaagacagtgattagtgcttggcgaaaggtttgtggaagagattggttatctctggcttctgtaaatgttgctaataggagggagctagctgagcggagaatttcttgtaaaactctgcagggtagccatcagggcctgctgcttttccaccttggagtgactttatagcatccagtaattctgataatgacagaggtttatcgagctcctccacactaatagcgtcaatttgtggtatctgtaatttatccagaaatgcattagattgtatattgtcttctttaaactcagtagtatatagggatttatagtagtctctaaaagtgtacattatatttttgtgttcgatgattttatctccattcgtgttagtaattacgagattgcgcttgcatatcttgcttgtgaatttgttgcgctaaaagcttattagctttctctccatgttcataataatgatgtctggatttgtaaattagttgttcggtttctttagttgtcaagaggtttaattctgaatgtagagcctgcctcctcttatgtagagtctcgcttggtagtctggcatgttcttcatctattttagtaatttcgcttttatctctgctactttcttcgcttcggatttatttctgtgggaaagatatgagataatctgtcctcttaagaaggccttaagagtttcccagagtattcctgcagagatctcaggggatgtatttgtctctagaaagaattcaatttgtttggatataaattcagtacaattctcgtcagctaatagaagcggattgagacgccatctggggtgagtgtatggggcttagtaatttcagctccaagatcatcggagcatggtctgaaataacaatagcatcgtatttacaagatttaatcttaggcaagaagttattatctataaagaagtaatcaatccttgagtagcaatgatgtactggtgagtagaaagaatatgttcttgaatttgggtttaaaacctccagggatctgataagttgtgatcagttataaactttgtaattatctttgcggtgttagttgcgttcccctgtggaggaagtcttatctaaaagtggatttagaacacaattaaagtccccagccattataagtttatgagtgttcagattgggaatggatgcaaataaattttgtataaattccttatcatcaacattaggtgcataaacatttatcaaaatcattttacagttagataagtctcccatgaccatcacatatctcccttcaggatccaatactacatctgatgctacaaatggtactgttctatgtatgagaattcccacccctctagttttctttgtaaaactagaatggaacatttggccagtccagtcttttcgcagccggaactgatccttacttagtaagtgggtttcctgtaaaaatactattttagcatttagacctgttaggtgagaaagtactttctttctctttaattcgtgattcaggcctttaacattccagcttacgaagttaactgtcccatcatggagacactgattctgagtttttggtgtcatattatagtcttaactggaagtgaaatagtttaggtcttaatttcctattcccccaagagttgttgccatgcagcttattattacgttgatagttataattataaagattgagatgatagattagatatagatcaagcctgctctctttctcttccccttaacccccaccctccctttttgcctccccaggtgaggctaaaacccacttcatgcagtcccagtcctctgacatacccagagacagagcacgtccaaagcacatcaagcccccatgcagtggcgctttaaggttaaaagatagagatatctgttaccaatatagtctttaaaagaggaaaagaaaaaaaaaaagaaaagaattttgcacttaatatatatacatatatatatatacatatatatacacatacatacatatatatatatatatacacatacacatatacatataatcttcatcaattttagtgcattaagatgatatccccagataataaacccaggtgatggtgttaaagatgtgtccaaaacaagcataacaagtcttaatgcagtaatagcaataacagcaaaccaagggtatgatattgaacagtctcatttagggtacacatgaaataattagaaaagaaaaagaggaggaaaacgtaattaagcacaataaaacataaacatttagtaatactaagtaatgataagtaataagtaagtaatataagaatatgagaatatatgctgataaaaacccgtattttaaaacaaatagatcagacagtagattattaatcctagctttatcatttaccgccatgactcacaattatgtatcagaatagtcccggatcagctttcttaactcattttctgcctcctccttgctagcgaaaacatagaaatgaccctgccattccactttcagttttgccggatacaggaggccgatttgacattggcttgccgtagccgctgtttaatattatagaaggcggcgtttgatagctgttgctggagagaagtcagggaagacgcgaatgtggcaatcttcatatataatatcttccttttttcctgaggagttccatcacctctaacttaaatgataatcgttcaaaacgaactataaaagatcttggtcgggtctgacggtgtttgatcagcgctgtaagcgctgctatctcagattctgctttaaagtcgccccgattattttagaaaaagttcagttgcgaatttcacgggtttaaactttctcgattctccggcagccttcaattctgacattataccttctattcccatcttctaaagcagccagtctgtctccaagtttttctccgagttttttacattccgaactgacatttactgctctttcctcggcacaggcagctagatgttcggctatttcgatccgattcgtgaatgtctcactaagatgctccaatcgatcagcaagcgtgctcagtttaactgagtttttctcaatgcgctcttcaattttacccagcacctgtcgaagttcaagttgtacctcttgcgcagcctttcatttgcctgttggatttcctgttttaattcctgtttcagtctctcatgtgcctttgccgttgctttctcattagccttctcgcttttctttatatcttgcctgagctcagcgagcaacactttcagttcagatagctcaaatgtgccttcttgtgccgtagatgaagcagcagactctgctgaagccggtgtcccgctgctccagtccgcgtaattgcgtaactgaagccgcggacctcccgccttttccagtttcaggtaatcctctccaatcggcgagctatccacatctgcactcacgatcgcaccttcgctccccttttcgctctcagcggcgacgatgtagcggaccgtggtcccgaggagtctgtactttcgcccatctgatccaggtctgtctctgagaggccgtatctcgaactagggcttgctgatcgcagcttggatgtagctctgtttcacaattcttaatccacaccaggctttaaccaaataaaacactgtgtgtattaatctttaaatactgatctgtcgacagatgctggaaacacaagggtgcatTTCCCCCAAGAtcagattctagtaaaagacaagtgtgcccatcctgagattcggaacccaaacggcatgctaaacaagacccagttaatacCCAGTCtcttacacaggtgcagaccacgtaagctacaacagactttacataatgcttcattaaaatcaatccagctctgtgactgcgatgtctgacaagtgtttgagaaaatatacacaggtcttgagacttaaGCCGTGAAGTTGAACAgtctttcacactgtgcttaaatacgtcaccggccatcgtcactctatggcaaaaataagaaaagaaatttcaagcgaaaaaacgtgttggaatagatgagtgaacaatacacttacagtatgcacaaacaagcacatcTGAGGTTCAAGAGAATCAGAACAATTGTttcagagatgtcttattactcaaaattcaatgatggatattaATGTATCCTCATGTGTatcgatgtgctctcaaaatatgcttgggctgtgtaagTAAAAGGCCAAAGCATGGAAAgaagtttctctgggttttagtttgatctttagacagggtcgagttcctaaaaagctacagacagaccaaggcaaagaattttataacacattggtacaaaaacttctaagacagaacaatattgtacattatgTCACGAACAGcaatgtaaaggccagcatagtaaaacgaTTCAATAGCATCTTAatatccaaaatgtggaaatattttacatatgccaatactttttggtatatagatgtcctgtcagactttctgcagggttataaccacagtttccaaaccacgattaaaacaagacctgtagatgtgactcctgaaaatgctctgagtgtttggaaaacagtctatggtagggccgggcaaagaaaatctactctgtgcactttgaaaataggtgatcatgtccgagtttcaaaatgaaagagtgtatttgaaaaggctatgagcagtcgtttacaaatgagatatttattatcgtggACTGTTTTAAAACGGATCAAACTTGTCTATAAACTAAAAGATTAcgcaggtgatgaaattcaagtgacattttatgcagaagagttacaaaaaataaaccccgATGCTAATCAGgtgtaccgcatccagaaaattctagccACTCGTggtggtagaaacaagcatgtattggtaaaatggcttggttgggacaagaaatttaacagttgagtcaaggcttcagaagtgaaagacaaggagttgagaaaccaagaaaaaatgtctaaagtcagaaatggattttatataacactgctgagtaattcattggccagaacttttcccaacacgacagcatcattaaccgttcaggtagccaagacaatagaactgcccagagactgggaagtggcactggtggaactgacttacccaaaaatgttcaattccatcacccaggaagcacaatttacactaatgaatgaggaaacaagagagcaTGAAGTGACGGACACAGAGACAGGATGTACAAGAAGGTTATAGAGAGacaatctattacacacccaaggaaactggcagtgcagcccacacacaccatgggcatcccattacctcaaccaccttccaaaccataccctttataaagcaaatcataaagtaaacaccaaggtgtcttaaaaacaagaACTTTATTGAATGATTgaaggacacacacagtttgcatccgTTACCACATGATCTtacccaacccatctgttataagatgaaagggagagagaaagagagagagaaaaaaaaagataaaggtgccttaaaacaacaagtttattgaagcaaaattccaaacatagcaattaatacgtagtctttgctttcagagttacacactgtgtgctatacattatatattttttaaatgtatgaataaagcaggagaaacagcaggaaaatattcactgatacatacagtatatgatgtgggaatcataaatgtttatgttggtgtaatgcactcatagacaataatgttttttACTGTAagttgcaaacttcattgaaaagatttcttgagcattctgttcataaatttgacaaaagagactttgggtaaattacagtatgaa
Proteins encoded in this window:
- the LOC120534427 gene encoding zinc finger protein 679-like encodes the protein MENNKNVHIKEENCEWECLQHQMKIYSIKEEEDSKLGLLNVKRESEPTSDTSDLQLNTILNHVKAEDFKSEAVSQLVCPEEEQTGTDFTKSRFHSFQNDYVQVKTEPLDSDIKETENASCSAHSGEDLQERRTVSQSSFFEASFHSRPQQNQNVKKLTSESEILTPASVKYSSLMKLTRVRIIHTKPQGRNANSAAPYVCQMQTRIFKEKLRSELHRDHTQQKPYCSECGKQFFSKSCLERHKRIHTGMKPYCCTDCGKQFNTSSNLKTHTRVHTGERPYCCSECGKKFSRSTSLQVHSRMHTGEKPYCCSECGKRFSSYSSFQRHKRIHNGERPYHCLECGKGFSDVSNLKSHARIHTGEKPFRTSESGKQVSDNLQSLY